One window of the Diospyros lotus cultivar Yz01 chromosome 12, ASM1463336v1, whole genome shotgun sequence genome contains the following:
- the LOC127786980 gene encoding uncharacterized protein LOC127786980, with protein sequence MQGNRGNGDPFFGFGDPFAGFGGFSGFAGPRSLLPGFFGGRDPFDDPFFTRPFGGVFESGFFGPAGNPFPDLHAPQILGHQVSQPNRPSRPIIEELNSDDEREQEDNEKKDKPRKHGRSNKEPYVEEPEDEAEGRKRKQMQYMNDLSRVKTTHSRPQTHSFTFQSSSVTYGSANGAYYTSSRARRTGSDGLTIDESREANTASGRASHQVSRGIHDKGHTVARKLNSDGRVGTMQTLHNLNEEELAGFEEAWKGKARKHLPAWSEGFNVHDVSGSSGQNGQASRSNLALPSTELGGVRSGVGETGPSYSKLLEKMKADAGERMGSSGARARRR encoded by the exons ATGCAAGGAAACAGAGGAAATGGGGATCCTTTTTTTGGGTTTGGTGACCCTTTTGCTGGCTTTGGCGGGTTTAGTGGCTTTGCAGGTCCAAGGAGTTTGTTGCCTGGCTTCTTTGGAGGGAGGGACCCTTTCGATGATCCTTTCTTCACACGCCCATTTGGAGGCGTGTTTGAGTCTGGCTTCTTTGGTCCTGCCGGGAATCCTTTTCCTGATTTACATGCCCCTCAAATTCTTGGCCATCAAGTCTCCCAGCCTAATAGACCCAGTCGACCAATAATTGAAGAATTAAACTCGGATGATGAAAGGGAACAAGAAGATAACGAGAAGAAAGATAAACCCAGAAAGCATGGTAGATCAAACAAAGAGCCTTATGTTGAGGAACCAGAGGATGAAGCTGAAG GGAGAAAGCGCAAGCAAATGCAGTACATGAATGATTTGAGCAGAGTGAAGACTACCCATTCACGTCCCCAAACTCACAGTTTCACATTTCAGAGTTCCTCCGTCACGTATGGCAGTGCAAATGGAGCATATTATACCTCATCTAGAGCGAGGAGGACTGGAAGTGATGGA CTGACAATTGATGAAAGCAGAGAAGCTAATACAGCCAGTGGTCGAGCTTCTCATCAAGTTTCTAGGGGCATCCATGATAAG GGTCATACAGTTGCCAGGAAGCTGAATTCTGATGGTAGAGTGGGTACAATGCAGACCTTGCACAACCTTAATGAAG AGGAGCTAGCTGGTTTTGAAGAAGCTTGGAAAGGAAAAGCTAGAAAGCACTTACCAGCCTGGAGTGAAGGTTTCAATGTGCATGATG TTTCTGGATCAAGTGGTCAAAACGGGCAGGCAAGCAGGAGTAATTTGGCACTCCCTTCAACTGAGTTGGGGGGCGTGAGATCTGGTGTAGGCGAAACCGGCCCGTCATATTCAAAGCTTTTAGAGAAAATGAAAGCAGACGCTGGTGAGAGGATGGGCTCTTCTGGTGCGAGAGCTAGGAGGCGTTGA